The Citrifermentans bemidjiense Bem genome window below encodes:
- a CDS encoding sigma-54-dependent transcriptional regulator produces MKQNIKILVIEDDDSSREALLILLKSIGFTVKGCSSGQDGLGVLSGEPFDIVITDLFLPDLNGIDILTRVKESSPRTEVILVTGYGSAETAVQAMKKGAYDYITKPLNIEELRIIIDKALEKGQLVSENVYLKKQLRDKYEFANIIGNSQAMQQLFSRMKRIIKTDSTVLILGESGTGKELVAKAIHFNGNRKDKPFIAVNCSAIPENLLESELFGHVKGAFTGAVKEKVGKFEAANYGTIFLDEIGTLPMHLQTKLLRVLQEQELERVGSNKQIKLDVRVVSATNVNLEEEVARGNFREDLFYRLNVIPILIPPLRERIEDLLPLTKHFLDKNCRSMQRPIMHIDKEALEALEAYPWNGNVRELENIIERIVALTEGDLITLRDLPANIVKSYVEGTPTSVTPAGIDMVAAINEIEKRMIGEALQLAGGVKARAAVMLNINRTTLVEKMRRLGIPL; encoded by the coding sequence ATGAAACAGAACATCAAGATACTGGTTATTGAAGATGACGACAGCAGCCGCGAGGCGCTGCTCATCCTTTTGAAGTCGATCGGCTTCACGGTCAAGGGATGCAGCAGCGGTCAGGACGGTTTGGGCGTCCTGTCGGGCGAGCCGTTCGACATCGTCATCACCGACCTTTTTCTCCCCGACCTGAACGGGATCGATATCCTGACCCGGGTAAAGGAGAGTTCCCCCCGCACCGAGGTCATCCTGGTCACCGGGTACGGCTCCGCCGAGACCGCGGTGCAGGCGATGAAGAAAGGGGCCTACGATTACATCACCAAGCCCCTCAACATAGAAGAACTCCGCATCATCATCGACAAGGCCCTTGAGAAGGGGCAGCTCGTCAGTGAAAACGTCTACCTGAAAAAGCAGCTCAGGGATAAGTACGAGTTCGCCAACATCATCGGCAACTCCCAGGCGATGCAGCAGCTCTTCTCGAGGATGAAGCGGATCATCAAGACCGACTCCACCGTCCTCATCCTGGGCGAATCGGGAACCGGCAAGGAGCTCGTCGCCAAGGCGATCCACTTCAACGGCAACCGCAAGGACAAGCCGTTCATAGCCGTCAACTGCTCCGCCATACCCGAGAACCTTCTGGAGAGCGAACTCTTCGGGCACGTCAAGGGGGCCTTCACCGGCGCGGTGAAGGAAAAGGTGGGCAAATTCGAGGCAGCCAACTACGGCACCATCTTTCTCGACGAGATCGGCACCCTCCCCATGCATCTGCAGACCAAGCTCTTGCGCGTGCTGCAGGAGCAGGAACTGGAGCGGGTCGGCTCCAACAAGCAGATCAAGCTCGACGTGCGCGTAGTCTCCGCCACCAACGTGAACCTTGAGGAAGAAGTCGCGCGCGGCAATTTCCGCGAGGATCTATTTTACCGGCTCAACGTCATCCCCATCCTGATTCCCCCCTTACGGGAGCGAATCGAAGACCTGCTTCCCCTCACCAAGCACTTCCTGGATAAGAACTGCCGTTCCATGCAGCGTCCCATCATGCACATAGACAAGGAGGCGTTGGAAGCGCTGGAGGCGTATCCCTGGAACGGGAACGTGCGCGAGCTTGAGAACATCATCGAGCGGATTGTGGCGCTGACCGAGGGAGACCTGATCACCTTGCGGGACCTGCCGGCGAACATAGTGAAGAGCTACGTAGAAGGGACCCCCACCAGCGTCACCCCCGCCGGCATAGACATGGTAGCCGCCATCAACGAGATAGAAAAGCGGATGATAGGCGAGGCGTTGCAGCTAGCAGGCGGAGTGAAAGCCCGCGCCGCCGTCATGCTCAACATAAACAGGACCACCCTCGTGGAGAAGATGCGCAGATTGGGGATTCCGCTATAG
- the ptsP gene encoding phosphoenolpyruvate--protein phosphotransferase — protein MPEETGEQLGLRTLEDISMLILHSHDLQETLDNIVNLVAKRMSSDVCSIYLLEEDGETLRLHATRGLSRLSVGITMKTSEGLTGLAIEQRGVVATDNAPRHPRYKYFRQTKEEKVLSFLGVPFFERNNPIGVLVIQNRDARTFTSQEISAVSTIAWQISSIVSNAKLLDSVRKKEEERAFYAAEVDRLRKTGVLKDTGRASRKSQGSGVLTGIGISPGFAVGRISVLHRGASEEAVLEQARPRAEEQTRFLHALEKARIQTIYMEKRVGQILSEADAAIFHSHLMILEDRGFIGKIGALIDEGLGAQTAVSQVVDSYVAAFARMQDPYLRERSADMEDIGRRICDALNGSNHKHRERLRDPRIIIARELLPSDLAIMDHGKVTGIATEKGNQNAHAAIMARALGIPAVFGVEGLLKKVGARCEVVVDGNSGCVYVNPDQRIKKEYQRLQGEFDQKQRELEGIRDLPAVTTDGCTVSLLANIGLLSDLRVAQAHGAEGVGLYRTEFPFMSRNSFPGRVEQAAIYRKVLEGFPGLPVTIRTLDIGGDKELSYFPHPKEDNPFLGWRSMRISLDREDIFREQLAAVLLASASGRCNIMFPMISGVDEVRRIKGILEQVKEELRKDGKEFAQDIGLGVMVELPAAVLVAEMLAREVDYLSIGTNDLIQYTLACDRNNPLVKKWYDPYHPAVLHSIKKVAQAAAGAGKPASLCGEMAGEPINAVLLLGLGIRCFSLSAPNIPRVKEAIRAISLGQAEQIAGQVLRMESALSIKSYLESVQRELGL, from the coding sequence ATGCCGGAGGAGACAGGGGAACAACTGGGACTGAGGACACTGGAGGACATCAGCATGCTGATCCTTCACTCCCACGATCTGCAGGAGACCCTGGATAATATAGTCAACCTCGTTGCTAAGAGAATGTCCTCCGACGTCTGTTCCATCTACCTTCTGGAGGAGGACGGCGAGACCCTGAGGCTGCACGCGACCCGCGGTCTCTCCAGGCTCTCCGTCGGCATCACCATGAAGACCTCGGAAGGCCTCACCGGCCTCGCCATCGAGCAGCGCGGCGTAGTGGCGACGGACAACGCGCCGCGGCACCCGCGCTACAAGTACTTCAGGCAGACCAAGGAGGAAAAGGTCCTTTCCTTCTTAGGCGTCCCCTTCTTCGAACGCAACAACCCCATCGGCGTCCTGGTCATACAAAACCGCGACGCGCGCACCTTCACCTCCCAGGAAATCAGCGCCGTCTCCACCATCGCCTGGCAGATCTCCAGCATCGTTTCCAACGCAAAACTCCTCGACTCCGTCAGGAAGAAGGAAGAGGAGCGGGCTTTTTACGCAGCCGAGGTGGACCGGCTCCGCAAAACCGGGGTACTCAAGGATACCGGCCGCGCGAGCCGCAAGAGCCAGGGATCGGGAGTATTGACCGGGATCGGGATTTCCCCCGGTTTCGCAGTGGGGAGAATTTCGGTACTGCACCGTGGTGCGAGCGAAGAGGCGGTCCTGGAACAGGCGCGGCCGCGCGCCGAGGAACAGACCCGCTTCCTGCACGCGCTGGAGAAGGCGCGCATCCAGACCATCTATATGGAAAAGCGGGTGGGCCAGATCCTATCCGAGGCCGACGCCGCCATCTTCCACAGCCACCTGATGATACTGGAGGACCGCGGCTTCATCGGGAAGATCGGCGCGCTGATCGACGAGGGGCTGGGTGCCCAAACCGCGGTAAGCCAGGTGGTGGACAGCTACGTGGCGGCCTTCGCCCGGATGCAGGACCCCTACCTGCGCGAGCGCAGCGCCGACATGGAGGACATCGGGCGCAGGATCTGCGACGCGCTGAACGGCAGCAACCACAAGCACAGGGAACGCCTGCGCGACCCGCGGATCATCATCGCCCGGGAACTGCTCCCCTCCGACCTCGCCATCATGGACCACGGCAAGGTGACCGGCATCGCCACCGAGAAGGGGAACCAGAACGCCCACGCGGCGATCATGGCCCGGGCGCTCGGCATTCCTGCCGTCTTCGGGGTAGAGGGGCTGTTGAAAAAGGTCGGGGCTCGCTGCGAGGTGGTCGTTGACGGCAACTCCGGCTGCGTCTACGTAAACCCGGACCAACGCATCAAGAAGGAATATCAGCGGCTGCAGGGGGAATTCGACCAGAAGCAGCGCGAGCTGGAAGGTATCCGGGACCTACCCGCCGTGACCACCGACGGCTGCACCGTCTCTCTTCTGGCCAACATCGGACTTCTGAGCGATTTGAGGGTAGCGCAGGCGCACGGAGCCGAGGGGGTCGGGCTGTACCGGACCGAGTTCCCGTTCATGAGCCGCAACTCGTTCCCCGGGCGCGTGGAGCAGGCCGCCATCTACCGCAAGGTGCTGGAAGGGTTCCCAGGGCTCCCGGTCACCATCAGGACCCTCGACATAGGCGGAGACAAGGAGCTTTCCTACTTCCCCCACCCAAAGGAAGACAACCCCTTCCTGGGGTGGCGCTCCATGCGCATCTCACTCGACCGCGAGGACATCTTCCGCGAGCAGTTGGCTGCGGTGCTTTTGGCGTCCGCCAGCGGCAGGTGCAACATCATGTTCCCCATGATCTCCGGCGTGGACGAAGTGCGCCGCATCAAGGGGATACTGGAACAAGTGAAAGAAGAGCTGAGAAAAGATGGGAAGGAATTCGCCCAGGATATTGGGCTCGGGGTCATGGTAGAGCTGCCGGCGGCGGTGCTGGTAGCGGAGATGCTGGCCCGCGAGGTCGATTACCTGAGCATCGGGACCAACGACCTGATCCAGTACACCCTTGCCTGCGACAGGAACAATCCGCTGGTGAAGAAGTGGTACGACCCGTACCATCCTGCGGTCCTGCACTCGATCAAGAAGGTGGCGCAAGCGGCTGCGGGCGCGGGGAAGCCGGCGTCTTTGTGCGGCGAGATGGCGGGAGAACCGATCAACGCGGTCCTTTTGCTGGGGCTTGGGATACGCTGCTTCAGCCTTTCCGCGCCGAACATACCGCGCGTGAAAGAGGCCATACGCGCCATTTCCCTGGGGCAGGCGGAACAGATAGCCGGACAGGTGCTGCGGATGGAAAGTGCCCTCTCCATCAAGAGCTACCTGGAATCGGTACAGCGCGAGCTGGGGCTGTAA
- a CDS encoding tetratricopeptide repeat protein — MGTTFDEKLADGIALMESGEYVQAVEAFKGCISLEPENAEGYFYLGEAYSEQGKADDAIAALKKGLELAPEDLDGITALGDVYFESGKHKDALGCYRKVTELQPKECDGYVSMGLVYNAMERTEDALKSFQKALELDPKNVFALNAMGDLYYGLGENEKAIEAYHKGIEIDPADATARFNLGELYYDMDDLESAERETLEAVRLDPDFTMSYLTLGNICIDQDRTQEAIKYFESYLAREHSPQAREMIAEVKAVVEGLKEEMRGQ; from the coding sequence ATGGGAACGACTTTTGACGAGAAACTGGCAGACGGGATAGCCCTGATGGAGTCGGGAGAGTATGTCCAGGCCGTCGAAGCCTTCAAAGGGTGCATCTCGCTTGAGCCGGAGAACGCCGAGGGTTATTTCTACTTGGGCGAGGCGTACTCGGAGCAGGGGAAGGCCGACGATGCCATCGCTGCGCTCAAGAAGGGGCTGGAGCTTGCGCCTGAAGACCTCGACGGGATCACGGCCCTGGGCGACGTTTATTTCGAATCGGGCAAGCACAAGGATGCGCTCGGCTGTTACCGCAAGGTGACCGAGCTGCAGCCCAAGGAGTGCGACGGCTACGTCAGCATGGGCCTTGTGTACAACGCGATGGAACGGACCGAAGATGCGCTGAAGTCCTTCCAGAAGGCGCTTGAACTCGATCCCAAAAACGTCTTCGCCCTGAACGCCATGGGGGACCTTTATTACGGTCTCGGGGAGAATGAGAAGGCGATCGAGGCCTACCACAAGGGAATCGAGATCGATCCCGCTGACGCCACCGCCCGCTTCAACTTGGGGGAGCTCTACTACGACATGGACGACCTCGAGTCGGCCGAGCGCGAGACGCTGGAAGCGGTCCGCCTCGACCCCGATTTCACCATGAGCTATCTTACGCTGGGAAACATCTGCATCGACCAGGACCGCACCCAGGAGGCGATCAAGTACTTCGAGAGCTACCTGGCCAGGGAACACTCCCCGCAGGCCCGCGAGATGATCGCCGAGGTGAAGGCTGTGGTGGAAGGGTTGAAGGAAGAGATGCGCGGGCAATAG
- a CDS encoding peptidylprolyl isomerase translates to MFSLKKKHLLVIASLLTAMLLPAGSFAEESAATPQEKPAGQPAAKKAANEPAAAQKSPAVVRVNGTPITKLDVERAVKVMLAQNKVDQPIPPELQKQAESAALEQLTSAELLYQEASKSKIPDLDKMIEQKVSQNRQKFKTEAELVEALSALEMTLPDLEEFTRKEIVLSTYIAEHFQNKASVSDEEVKKFYDDNLNQYFKKPESVKASHILVGTDEKSTPEDKKKAKEKAEALLKRLQAGEDFAAVAKGESTCPSASEGGDLGEFGRGQMVPEFEEAAFKLKPGEMSGVVETKFGYHIIKVTGKQEAAAEKLENVKETIVEFLKKQKEQQELSNFIDELKKKAKIEKVEL, encoded by the coding sequence ATGTTTTCGTTGAAGAAAAAGCACCTTTTAGTGATCGCCTCGCTGCTGACGGCCATGCTGCTCCCGGCCGGTTCCTTCGCGGAAGAATCCGCCGCCACCCCTCAAGAAAAACCAGCCGGCCAGCCAGCCGCGAAAAAGGCGGCCAACGAGCCGGCGGCGGCTCAGAAAAGCCCAGCCGTGGTCCGGGTTAACGGCACGCCCATCACCAAGCTGGACGTCGAGCGCGCGGTCAAGGTGATGCTCGCGCAAAACAAGGTAGACCAGCCGATTCCACCGGAGCTGCAAAAGCAGGCGGAGAGCGCCGCGCTGGAGCAGTTGACCTCCGCCGAACTGCTCTACCAGGAAGCCTCGAAGAGCAAGATCCCCGATTTGGACAAGATGATTGAACAGAAGGTGTCGCAGAACCGGCAGAAGTTCAAGACCGAAGCGGAACTGGTCGAGGCGCTGAGCGCGCTGGAAATGACCCTACCGGATCTGGAGGAGTTCACCCGCAAGGAGATCGTCCTCAGTACCTACATCGCCGAACATTTCCAGAACAAGGCTAGTGTCAGCGACGAAGAGGTAAAAAAGTTCTACGACGACAACCTGAACCAGTATTTCAAGAAGCCGGAGTCGGTGAAAGCGAGCCACATCCTGGTCGGGACCGATGAGAAGTCAACGCCGGAGGACAAGAAAAAGGCGAAGGAGAAGGCCGAGGCACTCCTGAAGCGGCTGCAGGCTGGCGAGGATTTCGCAGCGGTTGCCAAGGGTGAGTCGACCTGCCCGAGCGCGAGCGAGGGAGGCGACCTGGGCGAATTCGGTCGCGGGCAAATGGTCCCCGAATTCGAAGAGGCAGCGTTCAAGCTTAAGCCGGGCGAGATGAGCGGCGTGGTCGAGACCAAGTTCGGCTACCATATCATCAAGGTAACCGGGAAGCAGGAAGCGGCAGCGGAGAAGCTGGAAAACGTGAAAGAGACAATTGTCGAATTCCTGAAAAAACAGAAGGAGCAGCAGGAGCTCTCCAATTTCATCGATGAGTTGAAGAAAAAGGCGAAGATAGAAAAGGTCGAGCTGTAA
- a CDS encoding ferritin: MLSKKLCNALNKQLNNELYSAYLYLSMSSYAASIGLKGSANWFMVQYQEEMVHAMKFYNYINSRGEHTELAAIAAPPTKFKNLLDMFEQTLTHEQFITSSINELTDLAQTEKDHATVIFLQWFVTEQIEEEENDRDIIGKLKLIGDNGQGLLMLDTELAARVFVPPPTTAAP, translated from the coding sequence ATGCTTAGCAAGAAACTGTGCAACGCCTTGAACAAACAACTCAACAACGAACTCTACTCTGCCTATCTCTACCTCTCCATGTCCTCGTATGCTGCCTCCATAGGGCTGAAGGGAAGCGCAAACTGGTTCATGGTGCAGTACCAGGAGGAGATGGTCCACGCCATGAAGTTCTACAACTACATAAATAGCCGCGGGGAGCATACCGAGCTTGCGGCCATAGCGGCGCCACCCACCAAGTTCAAGAACCTCCTGGATATGTTCGAGCAGACCCTGACGCACGAGCAGTTCATCACCTCGTCGATAAACGAGCTGACCGACCTGGCGCAAACCGAGAAGGATCACGCAACCGTGATCTTCCTGCAGTGGTTCGTCACCGAGCAGATCGAAGAGGAGGAAAACGACAGGGATATTATCGGCAAGCTGAAGCTGATAGGGGACAACGGGCAGGGCCTGCTGATGCTGGACACGGAGCTGGCGGCAAGGGTATTCGTACCGCCTCCCACAACGGCTGCTCCCTGA
- a CDS encoding slipin family protein: protein MNVFDLFPVLFVLVLIVAFLANAIRILPEYERGVLFRLGRVKKVRGPGIVLIIPGIDRLVRVSLRIVAMDVPSQDVITHDNVTVKVSAVIYFRVVDAVRAVVEMENYLYATSQLSQTTLRSVLGQVDLDELLANREKINRELQEILDRQTEPWGVKVSTVEVKNIDLPQEMQRAIAKQAEAERERRAKVIHAEGELQASEKLAQAAQVMVAQPMSLQLRYLQTLTEIAAEKNSTTIFPVPIDLIKIFMDRMDAGRKSD, encoded by the coding sequence ATGAACGTGTTCGACCTGTTCCCGGTATTGTTCGTTCTTGTCCTGATAGTAGCTTTCCTCGCCAATGCCATTCGCATACTCCCCGAATATGAGAGGGGGGTCCTCTTCAGACTGGGTAGGGTGAAGAAGGTCCGCGGCCCCGGCATCGTGCTCATCATCCCGGGTATCGACCGGCTGGTGCGCGTGTCGCTCAGGATAGTTGCGATGGACGTCCCGTCGCAGGACGTCATTACCCATGACAACGTGACGGTGAAGGTGTCGGCGGTGATCTACTTTCGGGTGGTGGATGCTGTGCGCGCGGTGGTGGAGATGGAGAACTACCTCTACGCTACGAGCCAGCTCTCGCAGACTACCTTGCGCAGCGTGCTGGGGCAGGTGGACCTGGACGAGCTTCTGGCAAACCGGGAAAAGATCAATCGCGAGTTGCAGGAGATCCTCGACCGGCAGACTGAGCCTTGGGGGGTAAAGGTCTCGACTGTCGAGGTGAAGAACATCGATTTGCCGCAGGAGATGCAGCGCGCCATCGCGAAGCAGGCGGAGGCGGAAAGGGAGCGCCGCGCCAAGGTGATCCACGCCGAGGGCGAGCTGCAGGCCTCGGAAAAGCTGGCCCAGGCGGCGCAGGTGATGGTGGCGCAGCCGATGTCGCTGCAACTGCGTTATCTACAGACGCTCACAGAGATAGCGGCCGAGAAGAACTCGACCACCATCTTCCCGGTCCCCATCGATCTGATCAAGATCTTCATGGATCGCATGGACGCGGGGAGGAAGAGCGATTGA
- a CDS encoding YtxH domain-containing protein — MSKKSEQAALLAFLAGAAVAAGAALLFTPKTGREVREKLGEAKEEALNKLKGCVKKGKGANNDLNYDGGDCWI, encoded by the coding sequence ATGTCCAAAAAAAGCGAACAGGCCGCACTGCTGGCCTTCCTGGCTGGGGCCGCTGTGGCTGCAGGCGCCGCACTCCTCTTTACTCCCAAGACCGGCCGCGAGGTTCGCGAGAAGCTGGGTGAGGCGAAGGAAGAGGCACTCAACAAGCTGAAGGGGTGCGTGAAAAAAGGGAAAGGGGCCAACAACGACCTCAACTACGACGGCGGGGACTGCTGGATCTAA